A portion of the Salvelinus fontinalis isolate EN_2023a chromosome 32, ASM2944872v1, whole genome shotgun sequence genome contains these proteins:
- the LOC129831082 gene encoding CMP-N-acetylneuraminate-beta-galactosamide-alpha-2,3-sialyltransferase 1-like codes for MYLSMQKNFRAFTVLAFIVTFTMFLFSFTLRDPSLYFFKYAIGKSDSFFSNGQCGCRECMTELEDDPWFTERFNLSVHPLMSRRNSLLTNDTYHWWQRLQGQKDPANFGEVVEKLFQVIPDDDDLYKDAGPERCRTCAVVGNSGNLKGSRYGPLIDSSDVIIRMNMAPTSGFEEDVGSRTTHHVMYPESAIDLDNTTSLLLIPFKTLDLQWITSALTTGSINETYVPVRSRIKANKNRVLVYSPTFFKYVYDTWLERHGQYPSTGFLSLLFAVHICDKVSVYGFGADRYGNWHHYWQNDYQGGDFRLTGVHDADIEYNVTMLLADKHKINIFKGF; via the exons ATGTATCTATCGATGCAGAAGAACTTCAGGGCATTTACTGTGTTAGCCTTTATTGTAACTTTCACCATGTTCCTCTTCAGTTTCACGTTGAGAGATCCCTCTCTGTACTTCTTCAAATATGCCATAGGCAAGTCAGACAGCTTCTTCTCTAACGGCCAGTGTGGCTGTCGAGAGTGTATGACAGAGCTGGAGGACGACCCCTGGTTCACTGAGCGGTTCAACCTGTCAGTCCACCCTCTGATGTCTAGGAGGAACAGCCTGCTGACTAACGACACATACCACTGGTGGCAG CGGTTGCAGGGACAGAAGGACCCGGCCAACTTCGGCGAGGTGGTGGAGAAGTTGTTCCAGGTCATCCCTGATGATGACGACCTCTACAAGGATGCGGGGCCTGAGCGCTGTAGGACCTGTGCTGTGGTGGGGAATTCTGGGAACCTCAAGGGCTCCCGCTACGGACCCCTCATCGACTCCAGTGATGTCATCATCAG AATGAACATGGCTCCTACCTCTGGCTTTGAGGAGGATGTTGGGAGCCGGACCACGCATCACGTCATGTACCCAGAGAGCGCCATAGATCTGGACAACACCACCAGTCTTCTACTCATCCCCTTCAAGACTCTGGACCTGCAGTGGATCACCAGTGCCTTGACCACCGGCTCCATCAACGA AACATACGTTCCTGTCCGGTCCAGGATTAAGGCAAACAAGAACAGG GTGCTGGTATACAGCCCAACCTTCTTTAAATATGTCTATGACACATGGCTGGAGCGTCATGGCCAGTATCCCTCCACTGGCTTCCTCAGCCTATTGTTCGCTGTGCACATCTGTGATAAG GTGAGTGTGTACGGGTTCGGAGCGGACCGGTATGGGAACTGGCACCACTACTGGCAAAATGATTACCAAGGAGGCGATTTCCGCCTAACCGGGGTGCATGATGCGGACATTGAGTACAACGTCACCATGCTTCTGGCTGACAAACACAAGATCAATATTTTCAAAGGCTTCTGA